A single Candidatus Abyssobacteria bacterium SURF_5 DNA region contains:
- a CDS encoding DNA-binding response regulator yields MTEKRQIVIAEDQTILREGLRALLEKSDDLEVVGEAEDGFGAIKCVEESVPDLILLDIAMPKMNGIAAIRDIKRQSPETKILVLTVHKYEEYVLEVFQAGADGYCLKDANHAELLTAIRGVLSGKRYISPGIADKVLEGYLEGKKPLKTGSSWETVTHREREVLKLIGEGYKNKEIADYLCISVKTVEKHRANIMKKLDLHNSSALTKLAIDKGLVTK; encoded by the coding sequence ATGACAGAAAAGAGACAGATTGTCATTGCTGAAGACCAGACGATACTGCGGGAAGGATTGCGCGCCCTTCTGGAGAAGAGCGATGATCTCGAGGTGGTCGGAGAGGCGGAAGACGGTTTCGGAGCCATCAAATGCGTGGAAGAGTCCGTTCCGGACCTCATTCTGCTCGACATCGCGATGCCCAAAATGAACGGGATCGCAGCCATCCGGGATATCAAGCGGCAATCTCCCGAAACGAAAATCCTTGTGTTAACCGTTCACAAATACGAGGAGTACGTGCTCGAGGTATTCCAGGCGGGCGCAGACGGATATTGCCTGAAGGATGCCAATCACGCTGAACTATTGACGGCCATAAGAGGTGTTTTGTCTGGGAAGCGTTATATCAGTCCGGGTATCGCGGACAAGGTTCTGGAAGGATATCTGGAAGGGAAAAAACCGCTAAAGACCGGCTCTTCATGGGAAACCGTAACGCATCGAGAAAGAGAAGTGCTCAAGCTGATCGGGGAAGGCTATAAAAACAAGGAGATTGCCGATTATCTTTGTATCAGTGTGAAAACTGTGGAAAAACATCGGGCTAACATTATGAAAAAGCTCGATCTCCACAATTCGTCGGCCTTGACTAAACTTGCGATAGACAAAGGGCTTGTTACGAAATAG
- the glgC gene encoding glucose-1-phosphate adenylyltransferase: MNSREVLGVILAGGAGQRLYPLTKEQAKPAVVFGGTYRLIDFTLSNAVNSNIRHIFILSQYKSDSLHRHIHSGWNLFASELDEFITILPPQQRINDQWYSGTASAVRQNLYSINGFRPKYVLILSADHVYKMDYAKMLDYHKKMGAEITVGAIEVRPEDTHRFGILQVDADQRITDFVEKPKNLTACRNGGCPVASMGIYLFNIDALNDVLARDIKEELENDFGKDIIPSALRTRRIHAYQFIDENKKRAKYWRDVGTIDSYWEANMDLVAVDPEFNLYDSDWPIRTYHPQYPPAKTVFAGGKDGRRVGLVLDSIISNGCIISGGRVQNSVLSFGVRVNSYADISQSILMEGVRVGRSAKIRRAIIGKNVIIPPGALIGYDWAEDRKRFTVSENGVVVVPEETIIRPASLAAELGRSSGLSHVVSAPFKKREIASILPS, translated from the coding sequence ATGAATTCGAGGGAGGTTTTGGGCGTGATTCTTGCCGGCGGCGCTGGACAACGTTTGTACCCTCTGACCAAAGAGCAAGCCAAGCCGGCCGTTGTGTTCGGCGGGACATATCGCCTCATTGATTTCACGTTGAGCAACGCAGTGAACTCGAATATCCGGCACATATTCATCCTCTCTCAGTACAAATCCGATTCGCTGCACCGACATATCCATTCCGGCTGGAATTTATTTGCTTCGGAATTGGACGAATTCATCACGATACTCCCCCCGCAGCAGCGGATCAACGACCAATGGTACTCCGGGACCGCCTCGGCCGTTAGACAAAACCTGTATTCAATCAATGGATTCAGGCCGAAATATGTCCTCATCCTCTCGGCCGATCACGTGTATAAAATGGACTACGCGAAGATGCTCGACTACCACAAGAAAATGGGCGCCGAGATCACGGTCGGCGCCATCGAGGTGCGCCCGGAGGACACCCACCGATTTGGCATTTTGCAGGTGGACGCAGATCAAAGGATCACCGACTTTGTCGAGAAGCCCAAAAATTTGACGGCATGCCGAAACGGAGGTTGTCCCGTGGCCTCCATGGGAATCTACCTGTTTAACATCGACGCGCTGAACGATGTTCTCGCCCGGGATATAAAGGAAGAACTTGAGAACGATTTCGGAAAGGATATCATTCCGTCCGCCCTGCGCACACGCCGCATTCATGCATATCAGTTTATCGATGAAAACAAGAAAAGGGCGAAGTATTGGAGGGACGTGGGGACGATCGACTCCTACTGGGAAGCCAACATGGACCTGGTCGCAGTCGACCCGGAATTCAACCTGTATGATTCGGACTGGCCCATAAGAACGTATCACCCGCAATATCCTCCCGCGAAAACCGTGTTTGCGGGAGGAAAAGATGGAAGGCGTGTCGGACTTGTCCTGGATTCGATTATTTCAAACGGATGCATCATCAGTGGCGGACGCGTGCAAAACTCCGTGCTTTCATTTGGAGTAAGGGTAAACAGCTATGCAGACATCTCCCAGTCGATCTTGATGGAAGGAGTAAGAGTAGGTCGCTCTGCCAAGATCCGGCGTGCAATTATTGGGAAGAATGTCATCATTCCTCCCGGCGCACTGATCGGATATGATTGGGCTGAGGATCGGAAACGGTTTACTGTTTCGGAGAACGGGGTTGTGGTCGTCCCGGAGGAAACGATTATTCGTCCAGCCTCGCTGGCAGCCGAACTGGGAAGGAGTTCGGGCTTGTCACATGTTGTCTCGGCGCCTTTCAAGAAACGGGAAATTGCCTCTATCCTTCCCTCTTAA
- a CDS encoding response regulator, whose product MYSEIMFSPTISCFQRSGKVYLGIAKGIPTMKALIVEDSAAFREMTRNMLMARFPFMRISDAANAVEALRELARDCPDFILMDIRLPGKNGLELTREIKALYPRVAVIILTSYDFPEYREAAKRFGADYFLVKGTARTNEILSSIDSIVSPE is encoded by the coding sequence ATGTACAGCGAAATAATGTTTTCACCTACTATATCATGCTTTCAGAGGTCTGGTAAAGTTTATCTTGGAATTGCGAAAGGAATCCCGACGATGAAAGCTCTGATTGTTGAGGACAGCGCGGCATTTCGCGAAATGACACGGAACATGTTGATGGCGAGGTTCCCATTCATGCGTATTTCCGATGCGGCAAATGCGGTGGAGGCCCTGAGAGAGCTGGCAAGGGACTGCCCCGATTTCATCCTCATGGACATCAGACTACCCGGAAAAAACGGGCTCGAACTGACAAGGGAAATCAAAGCGCTATATCCCCGTGTCGCTGTCATCATCCTCACCAGTTACGATTTTCCCGAATATCGAGAGGCCGCAAAAAGGTTCGGCGCCGATTACTTTCTTGTAAAAGGCACGGCGAGAACAAATGAAATCCTTTCGTCCATCGATTCCATAGTATCGCCTGAATGA